TCCGCGGCGTCGACCCGGTCGACATCATCCGCCTCATGCGCGGACTCACCCACGGCGGCTGGGATCCGACCGATCCACGCAACGGCAACACGCACATCTACACGCTGGTGCTCGGCGCGCAGACGCTGCACGCCACCGGACTCGCGATGGGACTCGTCTTCGATGGTCGCAGCGGCACCGGCGATCTCGAGCGCGACGAGGCGGTGATCGTCTACTACGGCGACGGGGCCTCCAGTCAGGGGGATGTGCACGAAGCGATGGTCTTCGCCGCCAGCTACCAGACGCCCGAGGTGTTCTTCCTGCAGAACAACCAGTGGGCCATCTCCGTGCCGGTCTCGACGCAGTCGCGCTCGCCGCTGTACCGCCGCGGCGACGGCTACGGCATCCCCGCCATCCCGATCGACGGCAACGACGTGCTCGCCGGCTACGCCGTGACCCGCGTCGCGCTCGACGAGGCGCGCACGGGTCAGGGACCCCGCGCGATCGAGGCGATCACCTACCGGATGGGCGCCCACACCACCAGCGACGACCCGACGAAGTACCGCACCTCCGACGAGGAGCAGTCCTGGGCTCGGCGCGACCCGATCGCCCGCATGGCGACCTACCTGCGCTCGCGCGGCGCCTCCGATGCGTTCTTCGCCGATGTCGAAGCCTCGGCCCGGGCCCTCGCCGACGACACGCGCGTGCGCACGAACGCCCTCGGCGGCGTCCCGACCGACCTCATGTTCGACCACGTGTACTCCGAGCCTCACCCGCTCATCGACGAGCAGCAGCGCTGGCTCGCCGACTACGAGGCGTCGTTCGAGGAGGGGACGTCATGACCACCGCTCAGCCGATCTCGACCCCCGCGCCCGAGCCCGCGGGCGACCCGGCCGACGCCGGCGTCATCCGCTCCCTTCCCCTGTCGAAGGCCCTCAATCTCGGGCTCCGCGCCGCCCTGGCCGGCAGTGACCGCGTGCTGCTGATGGGCGAGGACATCGGGCGCCTCGGCGGCGTCTTCCGGGTCACCGAGGGGCTGCAGGCCGAGTTCGGCGACCGCAGGGTGATCGACACGCCGCTGGCCGAGTCGGGCATCGTCGGCACGGCGATCGGACTCGCGATGGCGGGATTCCGCCCCGTGCTCGAGATCCAGTTCGACGGATTCGTCTTCCCCGCCTTCGACCAGATCACCTCGCAGCTGGCCAAGATCACGAATCGGCACGAGGGGGCTGTGCGGATGCCCATCGTCATCCGCATCCCCTACGGCGGTCACATCGGTGCGGTCGAGCACCATCAGGAGAGCCCCGAGGCCTACTTCACCCACACCCCCGGTCTGCGTGTGGTGAGCCCCTCGACCCCCAACGACGCCTACTGGATGATGCAGGAGGCGATCGCGTCGGACGACCCGGTCATCTTCCTCGAGCCCAAGAGCCGCTACTGGCAGAAGGGCGAGGTCGACACGCGCGCGCCCGCGCTGCCGCTCCACGCGTCGCGCCTCGTGCGCCGGGGAACCGACGTCACGCTCGTCGGCCACGGCGCGATGGTGCACACGCTGCTGCAGGCCGCCGCGCTCGCCGAGTCGGAGGGCACCAGCTGCGAGGTCATCGACCTGCGGTCGCTCTCGCCCGTCGACTACGGCCCGGTGCTCGACTCGGTGCGCCGCACCGGCCGGATGGTCTACGCGCAGGAGGCGCCCGGGTTCACCTCGCTCGGCAGCGAGGTCGCCGCCACCGTCATGGAGAAGGCGTTCTTCGCGTTGGAGTCGCCCGTCCTCCGGGTGTCGGGCTTCGACACCCCCTTCCCCCCGGCCAAGCTCGAGGGCACCTACCTCCCCGACGCCGACCGCATCCTCGAGGCCGTCGACCGCGCCCTCGCCTACTGAGGAGTCCCATGAGCACCCAGACGTTCCTCCTCCCCGACGTCGGGGAGGGTCTGACCGAGGCCGAGATCGTGACGTGGCGGGTCGCCCCGGGCGACTCCGTTGCGGTCAACGACGTCATCGTCGAGATCGAGACCGCCAAGTCGCTCGTCGAGCTGCCCTCCCCGTTCGCGGGGCGCGTGGGCGAGCTCCTCGCCGACGAGGGGGCGACGGTGAACGTCGGCGCGCCGATCATCACGATCGACCCGGCGGATGCGGGGGCCCCGCCGGTGCCCCCCGTCACCGTCGGACAGAGCGAGCACGGCGAGCAGCGCGCGGAGTCGGAGGAGTCGGGCTCGGTGCTCGTCGGATACGGCTCGGCGGGCGCCGTCCAGTCGCGGCGCCGGAAGCCCGCCGAGCGTCCGGTCACCCAGTCGGTCGGCGTCGTCGCCAAGCCCCCGATCCGCAAGCTCGCCCGCGACCTCGGCGTCGACCTCGCCGCGGTGACCCCGAGCGGGGCGGCGGGGGAGGTCACCCGCGACGACGTGATGCGCCACGCCTCGCAGGCGAGTGTCTTCCGCAACATCCAGACCCCGGAGTGGGGCGACGTCCGCGAGGAGACCATCCCGGTCGACGGTGCGGGATCGCGCGCCGCCGAGCCGGCCGCAGCAGCGGCATCCGATTCTTCGTCCTCCGGCCCGTCACGCGCGGCGACGGAGGACGACGGGCGCGAGGAGTCCATCCCCGTCCGGGGCGTGCGCAAGGCCGTGGCGAACAGCATGGTGCGTACCGCCTACTCGGCGCCGCACGTGTCGGTGTGGACCGACGTCGACGCCACCCGCACGATGGAGCTCGTCAAGCGCCTGAAGGCCTCGCCCGACTTCGCCGACATCAAGGTCTCGCCGCTGCTCATCATGGCCCGTGCGGTGATCTGGGCGGTGCGGCGGACGCCGATGGTCAACGCCTCGTGGATCGACGGCGAGGACGGCGCGCAGATCCGGCTGCACCACTACGTCAACCTCGGAATCGCCGCGGCGACCCCGCGCGGACTCCTCGTCCCGAACATCAAGGACGCGCAGGACCTGTCGATGCGCGACCTCGCTCGCGCCCTCGAGCGGCTGACCCTCACCGCGCGCGACGGGAAGACCACCCCCGCCGACCAGCAGGGGGGCACGATCACGATCACCAACATCGGGGTGTTCGGGATGGATGCCGGCACCCCGATCATCAACGGCGGTGAAGCCGGCATCGTGGCGCTCGGCACGATCCGCCAGAAGCCGTGGGTGGTCGACGGCGAGGTGCGTCCGCGCTGGGTGACCACGGTCGCCGGGTCGTTCGACCACCGCGTGATCGACGGCGACGGGATGTCGCGCTTCATCGCCGATGTCGCGTCGATCCTGGAGGAGCCCGCACTGCTGCTCGACTGAGCTGCGCCCCCGCGCCCCTCTCTGCCCTCCTCTCAGCGGCCGGATGCTCTTTCGCCGGGAATGAGGAGGGTTGTCGAGAGGTGGGAAAACCCTCGGGAAGCGTCGGGTCTGCCCGGTGCCGCTGGCGGGCGCGCTCCGCCAGCGTGGAGTCATGTCCGCCCTCCCTCCTCGCCCCGCCCGTCTCCGCCGTCTCCGCCGCCCGAAGGTCGTCATCGGCATCGTCGTCACCCTCGTCCTCTCGGCCGCAGGCGTGGGTACCGCCTTCGCCACCGGCATCGGCAACGCCCCGGCCGTCGACACGGTCGGCGCCGTCGACTTCGACACGCCCCTGGCGATCCCCGAGCTCCTCGAGCCCGTCATCGATCCGGACGGCACCAAGGTGTTCGCGCTCGATGCCCGAGCCGGGTCCACGGCGTTCGTCGACGGACGGGAGACCCCCACCTGGGGCTTCAACGGGTCCTACCTCGGGCCCACCATCCGCGCAGCGCAGAACGACCGCGTGCGCATCGACGTCACGAACGGACTGGATGAGACGACGAGCGTCCACTGGCATGGGATGCGGCTGTCGGGTGAGATGGACGGCGGCGTGCACCAGCCGATCGACCCCGGCGGCACCTGGTCTCCGCAGTGGACGATCGACCAGGAGGCCGCCACGCTCTGGTACCACCCGCACCCGCACGGGGCGACCGAGGAGCACGTGCGGCGGGGGCTCGCCGGGCTGTTCCTGATCGACGACGCGCATTCGGCGGGTCTGCCGCTCCCGGCCGAGTACGGGGTCGACGACATCCCCGTCATCGTGCAGGACGTCGCGCTCGACGCCGAGACCGGCGCGCTCGGTCAGCGCGACGGCGGATCGTCGGGACATCTCGGCGACGAGATCCTCGTGAACGGGACGCTCGCGCCGTACCTGGCGGTGGCGACGGACGTGGTGCGGCTGCGCCTCGTCAACGCGTCGACCGCGCGCGTGTACGCCTTCGGATTCGATGACGGACGGGCCTTCTCGCACATCGCCACCGACGGCGGGCTGCTCCCTGCGCCCCGGGAGACCGAGCGCCTGCAGCTCTCGCCCGGGGAGCGGGCGGAGATCCTCGTGCGGATGACGCCGGGCGAGACCACCGTACTGCGAAGCGAGAGCCCCGACCTCGGCGGCGTCCTCCCGGTCTTCGGGGGCGGCAACGGCGGCGCCGACCGCTTCGATGTTCTGCAGCTGCGCGCCGCCGACGACCTGGAGAGCCGCGGGACTATTCCGCCCGTGCTCGCGCCGGCTGACCCGCTCGATGCCGCCGATGCGGTCATGACGCGGGAGTGGGTGCTCGACGGCACCGCGATCAACGGTCAGGCGATGTCGATGGAGCGGATCGACGCGGTCGTGGAGCGCGGCACGGTCGAACGCTGGCGGGTACGGAACGACATGTCCTACCCCCACAACTTCCACGTGCACGGTGTCCACTTCGAGGTCACGCGGTACGGCGGCGACGATCCGCCCGCAGCCGTTGCGGGCCCCAAAGACACTCTGTACCTCCCGCCCGGGGTCGAGGTGGAGATGGTGCTCCGTTTCGACCACGCCGACGCGAGTCATCCGCTCATGCTCCACTGCCATCTGCTGCGGCACGAAGACGCGGGCATGATGGCGCAGTTCCTGGTGGTGGGGCCGGGTTCCGACACCGCGGTCACGACCCTTCCGCCTGACGCGACCGCCGGACACCGCCACTGACCCGACCGGTCGTGCGAACGCGCACGCCCCCCGCCGAGGCGACGGGGGGCGTGCGCGTTCGTCGATGTCAGCCAACGGCGACGGCGAACTCGTTCGGAACGGCGTCGAGCTCGGTCGTCGCGACGACCTCGCCGGTGGTCAGGTCGACGGCGTGCACCGCGTTCGCGGCGGGCTCGGTCACGTAGGCGATGTCACCGGACACGAGGATGGCGGGGTGCGGGTCCTGCCACTCCGCCGGGCCCTCCCATGCCTGGATCACCGGGAACTCGTCGACGAACTCACCCGAGGTCGGGTCGAGGACGTGGATCGAGCCGTCCGAGGCGAGGATGTACCCGAGGTCGCCGGGCCCGCGCGCGAGGTCGCGGAAGGTGTACTGCGCCCCCTCCGGCATCTCGACGACCTCGAGGGTCCGCGCTTCGGTGTCGACGAGGGTGACCGCGCTGAGCAGGACCCCCTCTGCGTCGGGGTCGTTCTTGTAGTCCATCAGCACGATAGGGCTGGTTTCGGTCGTGAACGCGTTCCCGATACGGCCGTAGGGCTGATCCGGCGAATCGAGCTTGACGATCTCGCCGCCGTCGTAGATCAGAGCGCCGTTCTCGCACCCGAACACGACGACCTCATCCTTCGCGGTCCCTTCGCCGTGCACGCCCGGGCACTGATCGGTCTCGGCGATGACCGCTCCGCCTGCGTCCTGGGCGGTGATGCCACTGCGGCCGTCGGCGTTGCCGACGGTGGTGAGGAAGGTCCCGTCCTCGAGGACGATCGACACACCGTGATGCGCTTCCACGCCCTCGATCGTCTCGACGTCGGGAAGACCCTCGGATGCCGCGAGGTCGGCGGTGTCGAAGATGGTGGTGTCGCTCGTGCCGTCGGCGTACAGGATCGTCTTGCCGGCGTGCCGGACGACGTGGCCGGGTTTGTCGGCCTCGAACACCAGATCGGTGAGCTCGGGCTCCTCCGATGTCCCCGCGGCGGTGTCGAGCACCTGGAAGCCCTCGCTCATCGTCACCATCACGTGCCGGTCGTCGCCGGCCGGGTTCAGGCGGATGAACTCCTCGGAGTCGAACTCGGCGACCGGCTCGAGAGTGTCGCCGTCGAGGACGACGACCCCGCCCTCGTACCCGACCGCGACACGGGGGCCGGGGGAGGCGGACGGGGAGTCGGGCGTCGCCGGTGCGGCGGAACCGGTTGCGGCGCCCGACGAGCACGCGGCCAGGGTCACGACCGCTCCGATGGTGAGCGCGGTGATGCCCGCGCGGCGCAAAGGGGAAGTGCGCATGATGCCTTTCTTCTTCATGGGGTGGACCCTCAGCGGGAGAGTCCGGTGGAGATGCGCTCGGTGTTGACGCGCATCATGGTCAGGTAGTCCGGAGCGCCGCCGTCGGCGTCGGTGAGCGACTCGGTGAAGAGCTCCACGACATCGACGTGGACGTCGGCCTCCTCGGCGAGGGCGCGGACGAGTCGATCGGGAGAAGACGACTCGGCGAAGATCGCCGGCACACCCGTTCTCTCGACCGCCGTGACGAGATCGGCCAGATCGGACGCGGACGGGGCGGCGAGGGTCGTGCCGCCGGGGATGACCGCACCCACGACCTCGAAGTCGAAGCGGTCGGCGAGGTAGCCGAACACATGGTGGTTGGTCACAAGCGCCCTCCGCTCGGACGGGATCGCCGCGAAGGCCCGTGTCATCTCCGCGTCGAGCTCGTCGATCGCGGACCGGTATTCCGCGGTGCGTGCGGCCACCTCGGGCGAGGCGACTCCGTCGAGGCCGGACAGCACCGGCTCCAGTGCATCCACCACGTCACGCATCCGCGCGGGATCGGTCCAGAAATGCGAGTCGGGGGTGCCGGCGGCGTCGCCGTCGCGGTAGGAGAGGACGTCGATCACGTCGCCGGCGATGAATGAGGCGACGCCGTCGGCCGCTGCCGCATCGAGGTGCTGCTGCAGCCCCTCCTCGAGACCGAGTCCGTTCGAGACGATCAGGTCGGCGCTGCGCAGGCGCGCCGCCTCCTGCGCCGAGATCTCGAACGAGTGCGGATCGGCGTTGGGCTTCATCAGCGTGAGGACCTCCGCCTCATCGCCGACGAGCTCTTCGACGACATCGCCGAGGATGTTGGTGGTCACCACGACGAGCGGACGCTCGTCCCCGACCCCTGCGCACCCGGTGAGCGTCGCCGCCGTCAACCCCGCCGTGAGGAGTGCCGCCGCGAGTCGCCCTCGCGGCGTCCGACGCGCGCTCATCGCCCGGTCCCCGCGATGAACTGGAACGGCGCAGCCGTGTCGAACGTGCGCGCGATGCGGGCATCGTCCGCGAAGTCGATCTCGAAGAGCTTCTGCTCCCGGGGCCCGGAGACGTACGCCCGTTGCGCGTCGGCGACGATCGCCGGAACCTGTGCGCCGGCGTCGTCGATCGAGGCTGCGACGAGCGGCTCGGTCCGCGCCCGCACGGCGCCGTCCGTGCCGTCGAGCACGATCACACGCCCCTCCCTCGTCACGGCGAGCACGGTGTCGGCGTCGTCGTCGACCGCGGTGACGGTGACCAGTGGCTCGGGCGAGGGCAGGAGCGTCCAGGTCTGTGCGCGGGTGTTCAGGAGCCAGATTCCGTCCGTGCCGGACTCGCCGGCGAGAGCCGCCACGGTCGGGCGCCCCTCCCGGTTGTGGAACGACTCCGCGGCCGCCGCCGTGGTGCCGGGCGGGTACGGGATCCGCGAGAGCGTGAGCTCGCCGGCGACGACCTCCGCGAGGAGGGCCGCGTCGCGGCATCCGATCACGGCGCCGACGCGGGTCGTGATCGTGCCGCGCGCGTCGGGGCACGTCGCCTGCATCCCCACCGGCGCGCCGTCGCCCGAGTACGCGGCGACCCGGTCGGCTCGGCCGTCCGGCCCCGCCTCGGTGACCAGCGCGAACGATCCGACGGGGACCACCAGGCCGTCGTGCGGCGTGACCTCGAGCCGGAACCGCTCGGTCAGCGTGCCGTGCGAGAGAGCCTCGGTGTCCAGGAGCACCGCTTCACCCGAGCCCTCGAAGAAGACTCCGGTGCTCCCCGACATCGACTGGTTCGTCGTCGCCACGCGCGCCGGACCCTGCCCCTCGACCGTCCCGAGGATCTCGGGGGAGGCGCGGTAGTAGTGGAAGTGGTCGACGTGGTCCCAGGTCCACACGCCCGAGTCGACGATCTCTACTCCGGTGGCGGTCTCGGCGAAGAGGTAGCGCCCGTCGCTCGCGACGCTCCGGGGCGGGGCGATCGCTCCGAGATCGGAGACGGTCTCGTCCCACAGGTCGAGGTGGGTCACGGTGCCCGCCTCGTCGATCATCGTCAGTCCCAGTGGGGGTTCGGTGAGCTCGGTGGCGCCGGCGCGCTCGCCGTGATCGTCGCCGGTGGCGGAAGCTCCCGACGAGGGGGTGGTCGCCGGGGTGCCGGCGCACGCGGTGAGACCGACGGCGAGGACGGCGACGGTGAGGGCGAAGACGCGGGAACGCATGGGGATTCTCTCCGGAGAAGGGATGGGACGGGTCAGGCGCCGACGGGCGCGGGAGTGCGCCGCGCGGGCGTTCCGCGCCGGTTTCCGCGAGCGGCGACAGCGGCGCGGAGCAGGGTCGACCCCCCGGCAAGGGCGATGGCCGCCGCGGCGACCGACGCCCCGGCGGCGGAGGCGAAGTGCCATGAGGCGAGAAGGCCCGTGAAGACGGCCGCGATTCCGAAGGCTGCGGCCAGCAGCATCCGGCTCGGAATCCGGGCCGTCCACCCGCCGGCCGCCACCGCAGGCGCGAGCAGGAGACCGACGACCAGCAGCGACCCGACAGCCTGGTACGAGGCGACGACGGCGAGGGTGACGAGCCCCACGAGGACCGCCTGGGCCAGACGAGGACGAAAGCCCAGCACGGTCGCGATCCGTGTGTCCAGCGCGAGGGCGACGAGGGGACGATGGGCGAGGGCGGCCACCAGGACGCCGGTCCCGCACGCGGCGGCGAGGACGACGAGGTCGCCGGCGGAGATGGCCAGGATGTCTCCGAAGAGGATGGCCGTGGCGTCGGTGGCGAAGTTCCCCGAGAACGAGATGACGATGACACCGAGCGACAGCATCGCGACGAACAGCAGACCGATGCTGGTGTCGTACGACAGACGTCCGCGACGCTGCAGGGCCGCCACGCCGACGCTCATGGCCGTCGCGCCGATGGCGCCACCCACGAGCACGGGGATGCCGAGCACGGTGGCGAGGGCGACCCCGGGGAGCATCCCGTGCCCCAGCGCCTCGCCGAGGAACGCCATGCCGCGGATCACCACCCAGGTGCCCACGACCCCGCAGAGCACCGCGACGAGCGCGCCGCCGAGGAAGGCCCGCTGCACGAACTCCAGCGCGAAGGGCGCGAAAAGAGCGTCGATCAGAACGGGCACGTCCCCACCGTAGGCTTGTTGAGAATGATTCTCAAAATCGAAAGGATGCCGGATGCCGCACCTCGCGACGCACCGCGCTCGCCCGCGAAGCACCACCACCTCGTCTTCTCCGATCGCTCGCCTGAGTCGGGTCGGCGTCGAATTCGGGGGCCGCTCCGCCCTGTCCGACGTCAGCGTCGACGTCATGCGCGGCGAGATCATGACCATCGCGGGACCGAACGGTGCGGGCAAGTCGACGCTTCTCGAGGTGATCGCGGGTGCGCGGCAGCCGACGCGGGGAACGCGGGAGGTGACGGCTTCGCTGGCCTACGTCCCCCAGCTGGTCGCGGTGTCGCCCCTGCTTCCGATCACCGTCGGAGACGTGGTGTCTCTGGGTGTGCCGCGCCGGACGGCGCGAGCCCCCCGACGGCGATGGGTCGCGGCAGCGCTCGACCAGCTGGGCATCACCGATCTCGCGACCCGGTCCTTCGCGGAGGTGTCAGGGGGTCAGCGCCAGCGCGCGCTGCTCGCCCAGGCGCTGGCGCGCACGCCGGAACTCCTCCTCCTGGATGAGCCGACAACGGGGCTCGACGCCGGCAGCGCCGCGTGCATCCGCGCAACCCTCCGGGAGTCGGCGCGGTCCGGTGTCGCTGTCGTCTGCGTGTCGCACGAGCACTCCGTGCTCGCGCTCGCCGATCGGACGCTTCGGCTCGATGCGGGTCGCCTCACGACGACGGGGCGAACGCCCGCACCCTGACCGGATCGAAAATCATTCCCAATTGCATAAACATATTGCAATCTTCTTATGGATCCGTTGAACTGAGCCAGTGGAGTCGGATGCCGGTCTCGAGGCCACCGCAGCCCTGTTCAAGGTGCTGGGGTCGACGTCGAGACTGCGCTTGCTGCGCCTGCTCGCTGCGGAGCCGACGGGCGTGACCGAACTCGCGGCGCGTAGCGGACTGACGCAGCCGCTGGTCTCGCAGCACCTGCGCACGCTTCGGCAGGCGGGCATCGTGACGGTGTCGCGCGCCGGCCGCGAGGCGACGTACCAGCTCGCCGATCACC
The Microbacterium sp. SLBN-154 DNA segment above includes these coding regions:
- a CDS encoding metal ABC transporter ATP-binding protein; this encodes MPHLATHRARPRSTTTSSSPIARLSRVGVEFGGRSALSDVSVDVMRGEIMTIAGPNGAGKSTLLEVIAGARQPTRGTREVTASLAYVPQLVAVSPLLPITVGDVVSLGVPRRTARAPRRRWVAAALDQLGITDLATRSFAEVSGGQRQRALLAQALARTPELLLLDEPTTGLDAGSAACIRATLRESARSGVAVVCVSHEHSVLALADRTLRLDAGRLTTTGRTPAP
- a CDS encoding ArsR/SmtB family transcription factor; protein product: MESDAGLEATAALFKVLGSTSRLRLLRLLAAEPTGVTELAARSGLTQPLVSQHLRTLRQAGIVTVSRAGREATYQLADHHIANVVDDAIAHALEESPRKESPRKERPMSTETHAEHTLAEHEHGSDCGHEAVPHGDHVDFVHDGHKHALHGDHYDEH
- a CDS encoding multicopper oxidase family protein; translation: MSALPPRPARLRRLRRPKVVIGIVVTLVLSAAGVGTAFATGIGNAPAVDTVGAVDFDTPLAIPELLEPVIDPDGTKVFALDARAGSTAFVDGRETPTWGFNGSYLGPTIRAAQNDRVRIDVTNGLDETTSVHWHGMRLSGEMDGGVHQPIDPGGTWSPQWTIDQEAATLWYHPHPHGATEEHVRRGLAGLFLIDDAHSAGLPLPAEYGVDDIPVIVQDVALDAETGALGQRDGGSSGHLGDEILVNGTLAPYLAVATDVVRLRLVNASTARVYAFGFDDGRAFSHIATDGGLLPAPRETERLQLSPGERAEILVRMTPGETTVLRSESPDLGGVLPVFGGGNGGADRFDVLQLRAADDLESRGTIPPVLAPADPLDAADAVMTREWVLDGTAINGQAMSMERIDAVVERGTVERWRVRNDMSYPHNFHVHGVHFEVTRYGGDDPPAAVAGPKDTLYLPPGVEVEMVLRFDHADASHPLMLHCHLLRHEDAGMMAQFLVVGPGSDTAVTTLPPDATAGHRH
- a CDS encoding ABC transporter gives rise to the protein MRSRVFALTVAVLAVGLTACAGTPATTPSSGASATGDDHGERAGATELTEPPLGLTMIDEAGTVTHLDLWDETVSDLGAIAPPRSVASDGRYLFAETATGVEIVDSGVWTWDHVDHFHYYRASPEILGTVEGQGPARVATTNQSMSGSTGVFFEGSGEAVLLDTEALSHGTLTERFRLEVTPHDGLVVPVGSFALVTEAGPDGRADRVAAYSGDGAPVGMQATCPDARGTITTRVGAVIGCRDAALLAEVVAGELTLSRIPYPPGTTAAAAESFHNREGRPTVAALAGESGTDGIWLLNTRAQTWTLLPSPEPLVTVTAVDDDADTVLAVTREGRVIVLDGTDGAVRARTEPLVAASIDDAGAQVPAIVADAQRAYVSGPREQKLFEIDFADDARIARTFDTAAPFQFIAGTGR
- the aztB gene encoding zinc ABC transporter permease AztB, which gives rise to MPVLIDALFAPFALEFVQRAFLGGALVAVLCGVVGTWVVIRGMAFLGEALGHGMLPGVALATVLGIPVLVGGAIGATAMSVGVAALQRRGRLSYDTSIGLLFVAMLSLGVIVISFSGNFATDATAILFGDILAISAGDLVVLAAACGTGVLVAALAHRPLVALALDTRIATVLGFRPRLAQAVLVGLVTLAVVASYQAVGSLLVVGLLLAPAVAAGGWTARIPSRMLLAAAFGIAAVFTGLLASWHFASAAGASVAAAAIALAGGSTLLRAAVAARGNRRGTPARRTPAPVGA
- the aztC gene encoding zinc ABC transporter substrate-binding protein AztC, which gives rise to MSARRTPRGRLAAALLTAGLTAATLTGCAGVGDERPLVVVTTNILGDVVEELVGDEAEVLTLMKPNADPHSFEISAQEAARLRSADLIVSNGLGLEEGLQQHLDAAAADGVASFIAGDVIDVLSYRDGDAAGTPDSHFWTDPARMRDVVDALEPVLSGLDGVASPEVAARTAEYRSAIDELDAEMTRAFAAIPSERRALVTNHHVFGYLADRFDFEVVGAVIPGGTTLAAPSASDLADLVTAVERTGVPAIFAESSSPDRLVRALAEEADVHVDVVELFTESLTDADGGAPDYLTMMRVNTERISTGLSR
- a CDS encoding thiamine pyrophosphate-dependent dehydrogenase E1 component subunit alpha; protein product: MLDADGTLSPTPAAEPYLAVIDALSDAELEGLYRDMAEIRAFDVQATNLQRQGQLALWPPSFGQEAAQVGSARAARAQDHVFPSYREHVVARIRGVDPVDIIRLMRGLTHGGWDPTDPRNGNTHIYTLVLGAQTLHATGLAMGLVFDGRSGTGDLERDEAVIVYYGDGASSQGDVHEAMVFAASYQTPEVFFLQNNQWAISVPVSTQSRSPLYRRGDGYGIPAIPIDGNDVLAGYAVTRVALDEARTGQGPRAIEAITYRMGAHTTSDDPTKYRTSDEEQSWARRDPIARMATYLRSRGASDAFFADVEASARALADDTRVRTNALGGVPTDLMFDHVYSEPHPLIDEQQRWLADYEASFEEGTS
- the aztD gene encoding zinc metallochaperone AztD, with amino-acid sequence MRTSPLRRAGITALTIGAVVTLAACSSGAATGSAAPATPDSPSASPGPRVAVGYEGGVVVLDGDTLEPVAEFDSEEFIRLNPAGDDRHVMVTMSEGFQVLDTAAGTSEEPELTDLVFEADKPGHVVRHAGKTILYADGTSDTTIFDTADLAASEGLPDVETIEGVEAHHGVSIVLEDGTFLTTVGNADGRSGITAQDAGGAVIAETDQCPGVHGEGTAKDEVVVFGCENGALIYDGGEIVKLDSPDQPYGRIGNAFTTETSPIVLMDYKNDPDAEGVLLSAVTLVDTEARTLEVVEMPEGAQYTFRDLARGPGDLGYILASDGSIHVLDPTSGEFVDEFPVIQAWEGPAEWQDPHPAILVSGDIAYVTEPAANAVHAVDLTTGEVVATTELDAVPNEFAVAVG
- a CDS encoding alpha-ketoacid dehydrogenase subunit beta, with product MTTAQPISTPAPEPAGDPADAGVIRSLPLSKALNLGLRAALAGSDRVLLMGEDIGRLGGVFRVTEGLQAEFGDRRVIDTPLAESGIVGTAIGLAMAGFRPVLEIQFDGFVFPAFDQITSQLAKITNRHEGAVRMPIVIRIPYGGHIGAVEHHQESPEAYFTHTPGLRVVSPSTPNDAYWMMQEAIASDDPVIFLEPKSRYWQKGEVDTRAPALPLHASRLVRRGTDVTLVGHGAMVHTLLQAAALAESEGTSCEVIDLRSLSPVDYGPVLDSVRRTGRMVYAQEAPGFTSLGSEVAATVMEKAFFALESPVLRVSGFDTPFPPAKLEGTYLPDADRILEAVDRALAY
- a CDS encoding dihydrolipoamide acetyltransferase family protein, which produces MSTQTFLLPDVGEGLTEAEIVTWRVAPGDSVAVNDVIVEIETAKSLVELPSPFAGRVGELLADEGATVNVGAPIITIDPADAGAPPVPPVTVGQSEHGEQRAESEESGSVLVGYGSAGAVQSRRRKPAERPVTQSVGVVAKPPIRKLARDLGVDLAAVTPSGAAGEVTRDDVMRHASQASVFRNIQTPEWGDVREETIPVDGAGSRAAEPAAAAASDSSSSGPSRAATEDDGREESIPVRGVRKAVANSMVRTAYSAPHVSVWTDVDATRTMELVKRLKASPDFADIKVSPLLIMARAVIWAVRRTPMVNASWIDGEDGAQIRLHHYVNLGIAAATPRGLLVPNIKDAQDLSMRDLARALERLTLTARDGKTTPADQQGGTITITNIGVFGMDAGTPIINGGEAGIVALGTIRQKPWVVDGEVRPRWVTTVAGSFDHRVIDGDGMSRFIADVASILEEPALLLD